Proteins encoded by one window of Vigna radiata var. radiata cultivar VC1973A chromosome 5, Vradiata_ver6, whole genome shotgun sequence:
- the LOC106762345 gene encoding DNA mismatch repair protein MLH1 isoform X3 produces the protein MEDTELESEPLSRMEPPKIQRLSDSVVNRIAAGEVIQRPVSAVKELLENSLDACASSVNLLIKDGGLKLIQVSDDGHGIRFEDLPILCERHTTSKLSAFEDLQRIKSMGFRGEALASMTYVGHVTVTTITKDQLHGYRVSYRDGVMEHEPRPCAAVKGTQIMVENLFYNMAARRKTLQNTSDDYSKIVDLVSRFAIHHMKVSFSCRKHGAVRADVHTVATSSRLDAIKSIYGVSVVRNLIEIEASDDDPSSSVFEMHGYMSNANYAAKKITMVLFINDRLVECSALKRAIEIVYAATLPKASKPFIYISIVLPPENVDVNVHPTKREVSLLNQEVIIEKIQSVIESILRSSNEARTFQEQTTAQSPLPRINISKEVDLSPMPTGSRPLKVPVHKMVRTDSLDPAGRLHAYTQITSDRNLEMSASLNAVRSSIRQRRNLKDSLELTSVQELLDEINNNCDPGMMDIVRHCTYVGMADDVFALLQHNTCLYLANVVNLSKELMYQQVLSRFGHFNAIQLNDPVPLKDLIILALKEEDLDSDCNDDDTLQEKIAEMNTELLKQKAEMLEEYFGIHIDEHGNVSRLPVILDQYTPDMDRVPEFALCLGNDVDWEDENSCIQTISAALGNFYAMHPPMLPNPSGEGFLFYKKRKMMDDYVEENTHDNIGSDVIDNKVEHELLSEAETAWAQREWSIQHVLFPSMRLFFKPPVSMATDGTFVQNTFETFQKKLQTKGVQK, from the exons ATGGAAGACACTGAGCTTGAGAGCGAACCCTTGTCCCGCATGGAGCCTCCCAAAATCCAGCGCCTGAGTGACTCCGTAGTCAACAGAATCGCCGCCGGCGAGGTCATTCAGCGTCCTGTCTCCGCCGTCAAGGAGCTCCTCGAGAACAGCCTCGACGCGTGCGCCTCCTCCGTCAATCTCCTCATCAAGGATGGCGGCCTTAAACTCATCCAAGTCTCCGACGACGGCCACGGAATCCGA TTTGAGGACTTGCCGATTCTGTGCGAGCGCCACACGACGTCCAAGCTCTCCGCGTTTGAGGACTTGCAGCGCATCAAGTCGATGGGATTCCGCGGCGAGGCTCTCGCTAGCATGACCTATGTCGGTCACGTCACCGTCACCACGATTACCAAAGACCAGTTGCACGGTTACAG GGTGTCCTACAGAGATGGTGTCATGGAGCACGAACCCAGGCCATGTGCTGCTGTTAAAGGAACACAGATAATG GTTGAGAATCTGTTCTATAACATGGCTGCAAGGAGGAAGACACTGCAGAATACTTCTGATGATTATTCAAAGATTGTAGACTTGGTAAGCCGATTTGCTATTCATCACATGAAAGTCAGTTTCTCTTGCAGAAAG CATGGAGCTGTTAGAGCTGATGTTCACACTGTTGCCACGTCTTCAAGGCTAGATGCCATCAAATCTATTTATGGTGTCTCAGTTGTTCGCAACCTGATTGAAATTGAAGCTTCAGACGATGATCCGTCTTCTTCGGTTTTTGAGATGCACGGCTACATGTCCAATGCGAATTATGCTGCAAAGAAAATCACAATGGTGCTTTTCATCAATG ATAGACTGGTTGAGTGCTCTGCATTGAAGAGAGCTATTGAAATTGTTTATGCAGCAACGTTACCAAAAGCTTCTAAGCCCTTCATATATATCTCAATTGTTTTACCACCAGAAAATGTTGATGTCAATGTACATCCGACAAAGAGGGAG GTGAGCCTTTTAAATCAGGAAGTCATCATTGAGAAGATACAGTCGGTGATTGAATCAATATTGAGGAGTTCCAATGAGGCAAGGACATTTCAAGAACAA ACTACTGCACAATCTCCACTACCTCGTATTAATATAAGTAAGGAGGTTGACCTCAGCCCTATGCCAACAG GTTCAAGACCATTGAAAGTGCCTGTACATAAGATGGTTAGAACAGATTCATTAGATCCTGCTGGAAGATTACATGCCTACACACAAATTACGTCTGATAGAAATCTTGAAATGAGTGCTAGTTTGAATGCTGTGAG GTCTTCCATTAGACAAAGAAGGAACCTGAAAGATTCTCTAGAACTCACAAGTGTTCAAGAACTTCTTGATGAGATAAATAACAATTGTGACCCTG GCATGATGGACATTGTAAGGCATTGCACATATGTTGGAATGGCAGATGATGTTTTCGCTTTGCTTCAACATAATACCTGTCTTTATCTTGCAAATGTTGTGAACTTGAG CAAAGAACTCATGTATCAGCAAGTTCTCAGCCGTTTTGGCCATTTTAATGCCATTCAACTAAATGATCCAGTTCCCTTGAAAGACTTGATTATATTGGCGCTCAAGGAAGAGGACCTCGATTCGGATTGTAATGATGATGACACATTACAAGAGAAGATTGCAGAA ATGAACACAGAACTGCTGAAACAAAAGGCTGAAATGCTGGAGGAATATTTCGGCATTCATATTGATGAGCATGGAAATGTCTCTAGACTTCCTGTGATACTTGATCAATACACTCCGGACATGGATCGGGTCCCGGAGTTTGCTCTTTGTTTGGGCAATGAT GTTGACTGGGAAGATGAAAACAGTTGCATTCAAACAATTTCAGCTGCTCTGGGAAACTTCTACGCGATGCATCCACCGATGTTACCCAATCCATCTGGtgaaggttttcttttttacaagaagagaaaaatgatggATGACTATGTTGAAGAGAATACCCATGATAATATCG GGAGTGACGTGATTGACAATAAAGTTGAACATGAACTACTTTCTGAAGCTGAGACTGCATGGGCCCAGCGCGAATGGTCAATACAACACGTGCTTTTTCCTTCCATGAGACTCTTTTTCAAACCACCTGTTTCTATGGCTACTGATGGAACCTTTGTACAG AATACTTTCGAAACATTTCAGAAGAAGTTGCAGACAAAAGGTGTGCAGAAATAA
- the LOC106762345 gene encoding DNA mismatch repair protein MLH1 isoform X2, with amino-acid sequence MEDTELESEPLSRMEPPKIQRLSDSVVNRIAAGEVIQRPVSAVKELLENSLDACASSVNLLIKDGGLKLIQVSDDGHGIRFEDLPILCERHTTSKLSAFEDLQRIKSMGFRGEALASMTYVGHVTVTTITKDQLHGYRVSYRDGVMEHEPRPCAAVKGTQIMVENLFYNMAARRKTLQNTSDDYSKIVDLVSRFAIHHMKVSFSCRKHGAVRADVHTVATSSRLDAIKSIYGVSVVRNLIEIEASDDDPSSSVFEMHGYMSNANYAAKKITMVLFINDRLVECSALKRAIEIVYAATLPKASKPFIYISIVLPPENVDVNVHPTKREVSLLNQEVIIEKIQSVIESILRSSNEARTFQEQTTAQSPLPRINISKEVDLSPMPTGSRPLKVPVHKMVRTDSLDPAGRLHAYTQITSDRNLEMSASLNAVRSSIRQRRNLKDSLELTSVQELLDEINNNCDPGMMDIVRHCTYVGMADDVFALLQHNTCLYLANVVNLSKELMYQQVLSRFGHFNAIQLNDPVPLKDLIILALKEEDLDSDCNDDDTLQEKIAEMNTELLKQKAEMLEEYFGIHIDEHGNVSRLPVILDQYTPDMDRVPEFALCLGNDVDWEDENSCIQTISAALGNFYAMHPPMLPNPSGEGFLFYKKRKMMDDYVEENTHDNIGAGFYVSVAVKEIYFIFMECSGFTRGGEETDCVNWVFQETTPFGGSDVIDNKVEHELLSEAETAWAQREWSIQHVLFPSMRLFFKPPVSMATDGTFVQVTSLEKLYKIFERC; translated from the exons ATGGAAGACACTGAGCTTGAGAGCGAACCCTTGTCCCGCATGGAGCCTCCCAAAATCCAGCGCCTGAGTGACTCCGTAGTCAACAGAATCGCCGCCGGCGAGGTCATTCAGCGTCCTGTCTCCGCCGTCAAGGAGCTCCTCGAGAACAGCCTCGACGCGTGCGCCTCCTCCGTCAATCTCCTCATCAAGGATGGCGGCCTTAAACTCATCCAAGTCTCCGACGACGGCCACGGAATCCGA TTTGAGGACTTGCCGATTCTGTGCGAGCGCCACACGACGTCCAAGCTCTCCGCGTTTGAGGACTTGCAGCGCATCAAGTCGATGGGATTCCGCGGCGAGGCTCTCGCTAGCATGACCTATGTCGGTCACGTCACCGTCACCACGATTACCAAAGACCAGTTGCACGGTTACAG GGTGTCCTACAGAGATGGTGTCATGGAGCACGAACCCAGGCCATGTGCTGCTGTTAAAGGAACACAGATAATG GTTGAGAATCTGTTCTATAACATGGCTGCAAGGAGGAAGACACTGCAGAATACTTCTGATGATTATTCAAAGATTGTAGACTTGGTAAGCCGATTTGCTATTCATCACATGAAAGTCAGTTTCTCTTGCAGAAAG CATGGAGCTGTTAGAGCTGATGTTCACACTGTTGCCACGTCTTCAAGGCTAGATGCCATCAAATCTATTTATGGTGTCTCAGTTGTTCGCAACCTGATTGAAATTGAAGCTTCAGACGATGATCCGTCTTCTTCGGTTTTTGAGATGCACGGCTACATGTCCAATGCGAATTATGCTGCAAAGAAAATCACAATGGTGCTTTTCATCAATG ATAGACTGGTTGAGTGCTCTGCATTGAAGAGAGCTATTGAAATTGTTTATGCAGCAACGTTACCAAAAGCTTCTAAGCCCTTCATATATATCTCAATTGTTTTACCACCAGAAAATGTTGATGTCAATGTACATCCGACAAAGAGGGAG GTGAGCCTTTTAAATCAGGAAGTCATCATTGAGAAGATACAGTCGGTGATTGAATCAATATTGAGGAGTTCCAATGAGGCAAGGACATTTCAAGAACAA ACTACTGCACAATCTCCACTACCTCGTATTAATATAAGTAAGGAGGTTGACCTCAGCCCTATGCCAACAG GTTCAAGACCATTGAAAGTGCCTGTACATAAGATGGTTAGAACAGATTCATTAGATCCTGCTGGAAGATTACATGCCTACACACAAATTACGTCTGATAGAAATCTTGAAATGAGTGCTAGTTTGAATGCTGTGAG GTCTTCCATTAGACAAAGAAGGAACCTGAAAGATTCTCTAGAACTCACAAGTGTTCAAGAACTTCTTGATGAGATAAATAACAATTGTGACCCTG GCATGATGGACATTGTAAGGCATTGCACATATGTTGGAATGGCAGATGATGTTTTCGCTTTGCTTCAACATAATACCTGTCTTTATCTTGCAAATGTTGTGAACTTGAG CAAAGAACTCATGTATCAGCAAGTTCTCAGCCGTTTTGGCCATTTTAATGCCATTCAACTAAATGATCCAGTTCCCTTGAAAGACTTGATTATATTGGCGCTCAAGGAAGAGGACCTCGATTCGGATTGTAATGATGATGACACATTACAAGAGAAGATTGCAGAA ATGAACACAGAACTGCTGAAACAAAAGGCTGAAATGCTGGAGGAATATTTCGGCATTCATATTGATGAGCATGGAAATGTCTCTAGACTTCCTGTGATACTTGATCAATACACTCCGGACATGGATCGGGTCCCGGAGTTTGCTCTTTGTTTGGGCAATGAT GTTGACTGGGAAGATGAAAACAGTTGCATTCAAACAATTTCAGCTGCTCTGGGAAACTTCTACGCGATGCATCCACCGATGTTACCCAATCCATCTGGtgaaggttttcttttttacaagaagagaaaaatgatggATGACTATGTTGAAGAGAATACCCATGATAATATCG GTGCAGGTTTTTATGTTTCTGTTGCAGTTAAggaaatatatttcatttttatggaGTGCTCTGGTTTCACTAGGGGAGGTGAAGAAACTGACTGTGTAAACTGGGTATTCCAGGAAACCACTCCTTTTGGGG GGAGTGACGTGATTGACAATAAAGTTGAACATGAACTACTTTCTGAAGCTGAGACTGCATGGGCCCAGCGCGAATGGTCAATACAACACGTGCTTTTTCCTTCCATGAGACTCTTTTTCAAACCACCTGTTTCTATGGCTACTGATGGAACCTTTGTACAG gTAACTTCGCTGGAGAAACTGTATAAGATTTTTGAAAGATGTTAG
- the LOC106762345 gene encoding DNA mismatch repair protein MLH1 isoform X5 has product MEDTELESEPLSRMEPPKIQRLSDSVVNRIAAGEVIQRPVSAVKELLENSLDACASSVNLLIKDGGLKLIQVSDDGHGIRFEDLPILCERHTTSKLSAFEDLQRIKSMGFRGEALASMTYVGHVTVTTITKDQLHGYRVSYRDGVMEHEPRPCAAVKGTQIMVENLFYNMAARRKTLQNTSDDYSKIVDLVSRFAIHHMKVSFSCRKHGAVRADVHTVATSSRLDAIKSIYGVSVVRNLIEIEASDDDPSSSVFEMHGYMSNANYAAKKITMVLFINDRLVECSALKRAIEIVYAATLPKASKPFIYISIVLPPENVDVNVHPTKREVSLLNQEVIIEKIQSVIESILRSSNEARTFQEQTTAQSPLPRINISKEVDLSPMPTGSRPLKVPVHKMVRTDSLDPAGRLHAYTQITSDRNLEMSASLNAVRSSIRQRRNLKDSLELTSVQELLDEINNNCDPGMMDIVRHCTYVGMADDVFALLQHNTCLYLANVVNLSKELMYQQVLSRFGHFNAIQLNDPVPLKDLIILALKEEDLDSDCNDDDTLQEKIAEMNTELLKQKAEMLEEYFGIHIDEHGNVSRLPVILDQYTPDMDRVPEFALCLGNDVDWEDENSCIQTISAALGNFYAMHPPMLPNPSGEGFLFYKKRKMMDDYVEENTHDNIGEVKKLTV; this is encoded by the exons ATGGAAGACACTGAGCTTGAGAGCGAACCCTTGTCCCGCATGGAGCCTCCCAAAATCCAGCGCCTGAGTGACTCCGTAGTCAACAGAATCGCCGCCGGCGAGGTCATTCAGCGTCCTGTCTCCGCCGTCAAGGAGCTCCTCGAGAACAGCCTCGACGCGTGCGCCTCCTCCGTCAATCTCCTCATCAAGGATGGCGGCCTTAAACTCATCCAAGTCTCCGACGACGGCCACGGAATCCGA TTTGAGGACTTGCCGATTCTGTGCGAGCGCCACACGACGTCCAAGCTCTCCGCGTTTGAGGACTTGCAGCGCATCAAGTCGATGGGATTCCGCGGCGAGGCTCTCGCTAGCATGACCTATGTCGGTCACGTCACCGTCACCACGATTACCAAAGACCAGTTGCACGGTTACAG GGTGTCCTACAGAGATGGTGTCATGGAGCACGAACCCAGGCCATGTGCTGCTGTTAAAGGAACACAGATAATG GTTGAGAATCTGTTCTATAACATGGCTGCAAGGAGGAAGACACTGCAGAATACTTCTGATGATTATTCAAAGATTGTAGACTTGGTAAGCCGATTTGCTATTCATCACATGAAAGTCAGTTTCTCTTGCAGAAAG CATGGAGCTGTTAGAGCTGATGTTCACACTGTTGCCACGTCTTCAAGGCTAGATGCCATCAAATCTATTTATGGTGTCTCAGTTGTTCGCAACCTGATTGAAATTGAAGCTTCAGACGATGATCCGTCTTCTTCGGTTTTTGAGATGCACGGCTACATGTCCAATGCGAATTATGCTGCAAAGAAAATCACAATGGTGCTTTTCATCAATG ATAGACTGGTTGAGTGCTCTGCATTGAAGAGAGCTATTGAAATTGTTTATGCAGCAACGTTACCAAAAGCTTCTAAGCCCTTCATATATATCTCAATTGTTTTACCACCAGAAAATGTTGATGTCAATGTACATCCGACAAAGAGGGAG GTGAGCCTTTTAAATCAGGAAGTCATCATTGAGAAGATACAGTCGGTGATTGAATCAATATTGAGGAGTTCCAATGAGGCAAGGACATTTCAAGAACAA ACTACTGCACAATCTCCACTACCTCGTATTAATATAAGTAAGGAGGTTGACCTCAGCCCTATGCCAACAG GTTCAAGACCATTGAAAGTGCCTGTACATAAGATGGTTAGAACAGATTCATTAGATCCTGCTGGAAGATTACATGCCTACACACAAATTACGTCTGATAGAAATCTTGAAATGAGTGCTAGTTTGAATGCTGTGAG GTCTTCCATTAGACAAAGAAGGAACCTGAAAGATTCTCTAGAACTCACAAGTGTTCAAGAACTTCTTGATGAGATAAATAACAATTGTGACCCTG GCATGATGGACATTGTAAGGCATTGCACATATGTTGGAATGGCAGATGATGTTTTCGCTTTGCTTCAACATAATACCTGTCTTTATCTTGCAAATGTTGTGAACTTGAG CAAAGAACTCATGTATCAGCAAGTTCTCAGCCGTTTTGGCCATTTTAATGCCATTCAACTAAATGATCCAGTTCCCTTGAAAGACTTGATTATATTGGCGCTCAAGGAAGAGGACCTCGATTCGGATTGTAATGATGATGACACATTACAAGAGAAGATTGCAGAA ATGAACACAGAACTGCTGAAACAAAAGGCTGAAATGCTGGAGGAATATTTCGGCATTCATATTGATGAGCATGGAAATGTCTCTAGACTTCCTGTGATACTTGATCAATACACTCCGGACATGGATCGGGTCCCGGAGTTTGCTCTTTGTTTGGGCAATGAT GTTGACTGGGAAGATGAAAACAGTTGCATTCAAACAATTTCAGCTGCTCTGGGAAACTTCTACGCGATGCATCCACCGATGTTACCCAATCCATCTGGtgaaggttttcttttttacaagaagagaaaaatgatggATGACTATGTTGAAGAGAATACCCATGATAATATCG GGGAGGTGAAGAAACTGACTGTGTAA
- the LOC106762345 gene encoding DNA mismatch repair protein MLH1 isoform X1 produces MEDTELESEPLSRMEPPKIQRLSDSVVNRIAAGEVIQRPVSAVKELLENSLDACASSVNLLIKDGGLKLIQVSDDGHGIRFEDLPILCERHTTSKLSAFEDLQRIKSMGFRGEALASMTYVGHVTVTTITKDQLHGYRVSYRDGVMEHEPRPCAAVKGTQIMVENLFYNMAARRKTLQNTSDDYSKIVDLVSRFAIHHMKVSFSCRKHGAVRADVHTVATSSRLDAIKSIYGVSVVRNLIEIEASDDDPSSSVFEMHGYMSNANYAAKKITMVLFINDRLVECSALKRAIEIVYAATLPKASKPFIYISIVLPPENVDVNVHPTKREVSLLNQEVIIEKIQSVIESILRSSNEARTFQEQTTAQSPLPRINISKEVDLSPMPTGSRPLKVPVHKMVRTDSLDPAGRLHAYTQITSDRNLEMSASLNAVRSSIRQRRNLKDSLELTSVQELLDEINNNCDPGMMDIVRHCTYVGMADDVFALLQHNTCLYLANVVNLSKELMYQQVLSRFGHFNAIQLNDPVPLKDLIILALKEEDLDSDCNDDDTLQEKIAEMNTELLKQKAEMLEEYFGIHIDEHGNVSRLPVILDQYTPDMDRVPEFALCLGNDVDWEDENSCIQTISAALGNFYAMHPPMLPNPSGEGFLFYKKRKMMDDYVEENTHDNIGAGFYVSVAVKEIYFIFMECSGFTRGGEETDCVNWVFQETTPFGGSDVIDNKVEHELLSEAETAWAQREWSIQHVLFPSMRLFFKPPVSMATDGTFVQNTFETFQKKLQTKGVQK; encoded by the exons ATGGAAGACACTGAGCTTGAGAGCGAACCCTTGTCCCGCATGGAGCCTCCCAAAATCCAGCGCCTGAGTGACTCCGTAGTCAACAGAATCGCCGCCGGCGAGGTCATTCAGCGTCCTGTCTCCGCCGTCAAGGAGCTCCTCGAGAACAGCCTCGACGCGTGCGCCTCCTCCGTCAATCTCCTCATCAAGGATGGCGGCCTTAAACTCATCCAAGTCTCCGACGACGGCCACGGAATCCGA TTTGAGGACTTGCCGATTCTGTGCGAGCGCCACACGACGTCCAAGCTCTCCGCGTTTGAGGACTTGCAGCGCATCAAGTCGATGGGATTCCGCGGCGAGGCTCTCGCTAGCATGACCTATGTCGGTCACGTCACCGTCACCACGATTACCAAAGACCAGTTGCACGGTTACAG GGTGTCCTACAGAGATGGTGTCATGGAGCACGAACCCAGGCCATGTGCTGCTGTTAAAGGAACACAGATAATG GTTGAGAATCTGTTCTATAACATGGCTGCAAGGAGGAAGACACTGCAGAATACTTCTGATGATTATTCAAAGATTGTAGACTTGGTAAGCCGATTTGCTATTCATCACATGAAAGTCAGTTTCTCTTGCAGAAAG CATGGAGCTGTTAGAGCTGATGTTCACACTGTTGCCACGTCTTCAAGGCTAGATGCCATCAAATCTATTTATGGTGTCTCAGTTGTTCGCAACCTGATTGAAATTGAAGCTTCAGACGATGATCCGTCTTCTTCGGTTTTTGAGATGCACGGCTACATGTCCAATGCGAATTATGCTGCAAAGAAAATCACAATGGTGCTTTTCATCAATG ATAGACTGGTTGAGTGCTCTGCATTGAAGAGAGCTATTGAAATTGTTTATGCAGCAACGTTACCAAAAGCTTCTAAGCCCTTCATATATATCTCAATTGTTTTACCACCAGAAAATGTTGATGTCAATGTACATCCGACAAAGAGGGAG GTGAGCCTTTTAAATCAGGAAGTCATCATTGAGAAGATACAGTCGGTGATTGAATCAATATTGAGGAGTTCCAATGAGGCAAGGACATTTCAAGAACAA ACTACTGCACAATCTCCACTACCTCGTATTAATATAAGTAAGGAGGTTGACCTCAGCCCTATGCCAACAG GTTCAAGACCATTGAAAGTGCCTGTACATAAGATGGTTAGAACAGATTCATTAGATCCTGCTGGAAGATTACATGCCTACACACAAATTACGTCTGATAGAAATCTTGAAATGAGTGCTAGTTTGAATGCTGTGAG GTCTTCCATTAGACAAAGAAGGAACCTGAAAGATTCTCTAGAACTCACAAGTGTTCAAGAACTTCTTGATGAGATAAATAACAATTGTGACCCTG GCATGATGGACATTGTAAGGCATTGCACATATGTTGGAATGGCAGATGATGTTTTCGCTTTGCTTCAACATAATACCTGTCTTTATCTTGCAAATGTTGTGAACTTGAG CAAAGAACTCATGTATCAGCAAGTTCTCAGCCGTTTTGGCCATTTTAATGCCATTCAACTAAATGATCCAGTTCCCTTGAAAGACTTGATTATATTGGCGCTCAAGGAAGAGGACCTCGATTCGGATTGTAATGATGATGACACATTACAAGAGAAGATTGCAGAA ATGAACACAGAACTGCTGAAACAAAAGGCTGAAATGCTGGAGGAATATTTCGGCATTCATATTGATGAGCATGGAAATGTCTCTAGACTTCCTGTGATACTTGATCAATACACTCCGGACATGGATCGGGTCCCGGAGTTTGCTCTTTGTTTGGGCAATGAT GTTGACTGGGAAGATGAAAACAGTTGCATTCAAACAATTTCAGCTGCTCTGGGAAACTTCTACGCGATGCATCCACCGATGTTACCCAATCCATCTGGtgaaggttttcttttttacaagaagagaaaaatgatggATGACTATGTTGAAGAGAATACCCATGATAATATCG GTGCAGGTTTTTATGTTTCTGTTGCAGTTAAggaaatatatttcatttttatggaGTGCTCTGGTTTCACTAGGGGAGGTGAAGAAACTGACTGTGTAAACTGGGTATTCCAGGAAACCACTCCTTTTGGGG GGAGTGACGTGATTGACAATAAAGTTGAACATGAACTACTTTCTGAAGCTGAGACTGCATGGGCCCAGCGCGAATGGTCAATACAACACGTGCTTTTTCCTTCCATGAGACTCTTTTTCAAACCACCTGTTTCTATGGCTACTGATGGAACCTTTGTACAG AATACTTTCGAAACATTTCAGAAGAAGTTGCAGACAAAAGGTGTGCAGAAATAA